The Ranitomeya variabilis isolate aRanVar5 chromosome 7, aRanVar5.hap1, whole genome shotgun sequence DNA window TTCCACAGAGAACACTGGAATGTTTGAATTTTGTCGGGTAAACAAATTATCttgtttcttttagcttccttgccactggactatcatatgcggcactgcatttagagtttttacttggAAAATCTACAATTTCaggaattgtgcgggatacatgcacggaaatatggcgaagactccatcaagaggtgatgcctgagccgaaaatgtccgattggttacggattgcccaaggatttcaggacacctgccagtttccgcactgtgTTGGTGCTCTtgacggaaagcacatccgtgtgcgtaagccgccgggctcagggacacaattctataattataaacagtttttctctgtagtgctgttggccctggtcgacagcaactacaggtttataattgtagatattggggcctatgggagaactggagactctagagtcttcagttcttccttaatgggtcggcggctgcgcaacaatgatttggatctcccacccccaagtaacTTACCAGGGGCAAATTTAGATgtggtgccttacatgatggtagcagatgaggcgtttcaattatcccggaacgtcatgaggccatatccacggagaggcctggactaccggcgtcgaatttttaatttgcgcctttcacgtgcccgccgtctggtagagtgctcatttggcattctcactgctaaatggcgggtccttcagtccgcaatacaactgagtgaaggcaatgtaaatggtgtaatcaaagcatgtgttgttcttcacaactttactagaaaacatgattgcccatcatctgctgctgatgaaattgattatgctaatactgtattgcctactccacgtgttcttccttctcgtcgtcagccctcaggcctaaaagttcgagatgtgttaacaaattattttgtgtcaccagagggagcgactgattggcaagacaatgctgttgtgctttaaattttctttatattgttaggtaataaatagcttaatgttcatgtttgaattgtgtagtatgtATCTTCTTTTACTTTCCAAAAAAAAGAGAAAGTTGCAACATCACCTTTGTAGTCCTAAGAATACACAACACTCATATTTTGGGCAACAATTTTAATGCtccaagcatatatatatatttggccaaaacatattcacatcatatgtaattttaggcctagtaaccagagtcaaaatgaaaaaaaaacaggccaATGGCGCACAATAATAAAATTAACAAAACTAAATGACATGCTGAAACTTTTGGGCCGGaacttacaggttctggtaggttgggggtggcgatgatgatgatggcgggtgtccagcatgtgctgaacttggcctaggtggtggaccaaccagactgtcaacctgtggtatggcagatatatatgaaGGGTGTTGTTGCACGTTTCGTTCCTGAGTGTGAGGTAAAACTGGATGTTGAGGGTAGAAGGGCATaaagtcctgtgtactgtattgacccatttggtcataaCCCCCAAtctggccatgtcgagcagacacatggtgggaccagcctccaaacatgtgtctgttcaagtggtcagattgggcagtggATGGATATTCATTCATTGCCCTGTTTGTTTGTTGGTGGGTGTTTTGGGCAGGCTGGTGTGGTGGAGCTATACGTGGCAAGGAGGGTGCTGCAACTGTTTGGTTGGGTTCCTCtggaaggtcttgcaccgccagaacatttgtaggtgacatttgccactgttctaggtagttgaacaaacgaatggggttgtttgggggtgttgccgcatcAATAACAATTTGTATACAACCTCTGGTACGCAGCCTGAGCGAACGTGGAATGGGGCGTAAatagcgggcaagactgcggaagtacgcttcctccccatcgtcatgtgcagcccttgccaaatagtccaacacccctgtatccacttgcctcctggtgccagtgttagaagccacccttctgcgccgaccacggtttggtctggtagtaggctgtggtgatgtatccagagccaaggttggactgctgctctggcctccttcctcaacctctggattggcctcctgtgtggcagaagacgctgctgctggttgtggttggttgctgcttTGTGCTTGCTCTGAGGGTCCAGCCCTTTCGGAATCCTCACCAATGGGGTCAATCACCAActccgagtcagatgcagtctctctttctgtcagatTGGACTCTGTTCTGTATTTCAAAAATGATTTGAGAGGCAAAAATTATAAACAGATTCGATTAGAAGATGTGTCTAAGTTTTTTGGACATGCatccacttacggtctgagctccatcaccggggcaagaaaattcagcctatcaaaataaagatattttctttttttgggtgctGCATCACCACTACGCCCCGAAACTTGACGTTCCCGCCGGTATtgatcccggcaactccgccagcgtctagtgacatcattcactgcaaagaagaaaaagttgtttggggaataacaaataataagaaagaatctgtatttttacataacGATAACATATTCGGCAGTTTGGAacaaacattatcattgctgtcaccaatgtggctcacaatataaattccctatgagtatgtctttggattgtgtgaggaaagcggagtggccagaagaaacccacgcaaacacggagagaacatccaaACTCTGCATCTTTTGGCCTTGGTGGAATTTTAACCCAGGACTCATATccagtgagccaccatgctgcacaatcacataactacaacaggttcagggtttgcaagcacacacaggcccagGAGCCTAAGGGGACCTAAAACTCCCTTGGTAAGATCTGAAAGGACTGTAGCTAATATATTGGAACCATATTggtgtgtcttgttaatgtttttgtagcctcaaccaagagcttggaacatttacatcactccaaaacacaccacatatgatgtgttcacgCCTATTTTTATCGTTCCAAAAATGTTAAAGCACATTTTTTGTGTAAAgaatggtacttacaaatttcttgctgaacctcttgaggtcgctgatcaaaatcggggaacatgtggcgacagattgccctccatgctgcgtcttttcgtgcgcggtcagcataatgtgcatcgcgttggtcccataactctggtctatcatggaccagagcaatcagcatctccacatttatatgtctggccatgctgctacacagtacactccgtggaggcgtgcttcctggtTTGCAATCCAGCGTGGGGCATAAATTAGCATTCCAAAGCTTCCTgatgatggatgattcaatttcctgtcacctggagaagtcttccgtatttctcgcaatgcacacgcatggtccgtgtgtaatccgattttttctcgcacccatagacttgcattggcgagtctcggccgagatacgctgacaatcgcagcaggctgcgagttccctcggatccgaaatacggtggagaaaatatcggatgatgggagctgcaccatagattaacattgtgccgagtgctatgcgattttttatcgcatagcactcgtccgtattacggtctagtgtgaccccggcctcagtctatctctcttctgtagagcgtaagctcttatggtcagtatgaTTATGGCTATATCAAACACGCAtaggtttttaaaattattttagtggtgaaaaaaatgtggaatttCTTTAAAAAGTAAATTTTTGCTTATGTTGCTATTTTCTGACACCCATAATGTATTCAATTTttggttgatggagctgtgtgaagaTGGCCTTGCGGTGGCTGAAAAATGTAAATTCTGGCATTTTGGTTCTTTTTCTCATAACGGCGTTTACTGATtgaattaattaattttatattttcatagctgACACTTTTATGGAGATAGCGACACCACATATgcgtattaattatttttttattttttttatttcttaattttgaATGGAGGGTATAGGGAGTTATTCAAGATGTTATATATTTGTTTAAACGTTTTAGCTGTAGTTTTCATTTTATTTTCTAGTCCCTTTACGGGTCTTAAGCCTATGATCGGGCAGATCGCTGGTACCATACACAAGAATATTGTAATATTATTACAGCCATTGCGGAAACCtattgtctcttgagcagctcggATCTATGCAACCTCCTTACTTTCTGGTTTCTGGTGAGTACTGGTATGTAGTAGAACTATGAAGTTCTGCACAAGTTCTGCTATGACACTTTTCGCTGTTAGTGGTTTGTACAGAGTCTATACTTCAACCCAAGTTTCTCTATCCCTAGGAAACATAACCCTTCTAAACTCAGATCAGGGGAACTGTTACTCGAAAGCCAAATATTAGCTGTCATTAAGTCTTCATTTTTTAATCTGTGGATTATTATAGGACAATATTcatatggcaggcaactcgagcctttttacaggtgtcactATTTGTGACAActcgggctctatatgctgctatgCCTTaggatgtaatggtggacaggcgacttgaaatcatctgcccgccggtttctgctgtgtggcttacagttacccccacaaccttggaatTCCAGCCTCTGGTTCCtgcacttcagcgtggagggagctctgtcgcagctcccctccagctcttcacttctcctTTACTCCTTCCTCTTTACACAGTCTCCTACAGACCGTTCTGTCTCTCTCTTCTCTttacaggagctgcagaaccacgtgtctgcacggccccagctttccactcctcaCTCCTCTCTGACAGACTGTTTCTGACAGACTCCCTAAGTCCTCCTCCagacagaatatatatagggaaaccacccacaaactggatcagagctcctccgtctggcctggagtcagaacagtgttgtatgtatgtgttacctgttagagggatctttcctcgcttccaggcatggcattgcACTCCCCGTGAGgatggcaataccactgtgacaaccgaactcctggggtgtcacaagcCCATCAGACCGGACAGCCCCGcattgcaggtgagtataataaaagttatttttcatctCTTGCAGGTccagttgggggcagatatacaacattatagaatgctgtatatcagacctggaaggtggtggccatatctcttatcggtcaaacctggtgacaggttgcctttaagcctccagcttactgctggaagctgtcACATATGGTCTTGTGCTCTTCTGGTTTAGTATTGTCTGTTTAGCTCCTTGTTGTATCATTCTTCCTTGTTTTGCCCTTAGCTTGTTTTTCTGACTATTCTTACGTATTCTGATTTTGTATTTCTACTGCCTGTTTGGTTCTGATCTGGCTACCTCACCACTCCTGCCAACCCGCACCCCCATACAACAGCTTATTCTATGAACCCAACCCATGCTTCCCTGTtgaagtccagatccctgtacaaTGGTTAAAGGGTGAAGGTCATGGCAATCCCTTGGATCTGGTAAGTGGAGTGGCTTGCGCTAAGTCTGTCTACGGTAACCATTTTAGAGCTGTCAGAGGACCATTTCCATATGTTACGTAAAAACATACTCACGGGATCTGTTTAAAtataatctgtcactaggtttttgccaccTTACTTGTCGGCAGTATGATGCAGGGGCATAGAACCTGATTACAATCATGTATCACTTACGGATGACTGCAtgtagttttatcagcaggagattattactagaggactagtaaacctgttgctAGGTAGGTAGGTATATTCATGAATTTTGTATAACCCCAACATAGTTACATAGctgcataggttgaaaaaagacttaggttcatcaagttcaacctttctccaccaattgttcattttatcactaatttaactatatccaccaatgttatgtgtattaaggaaatcgtccagcccttttttaaaagctgttatagtgtctgccattactgcttGTTGTAGTCCAgaatctgactgctctaactgtaaagaaccctttcctatttagctgtcggaatagccttttttccacccgtaataagtgccccctggtccttagtatggtccttggaaggaataagtcatgtgccagtgttttgtactggccgcacatatatttatacatgtaaatgagatcccctctgaagcatcttttttctaagctaacaagcccaacttttacaacctctcctcatatgagaggcctccatcccttgtaataatctagttgcccatcttAAGAAccaattctaacttctgaatatcctttttaaaatgtggagcccaaaactggatcccatattctagatgtgacctCACTAGTGATTTATCAAGGGGTAATAATATGTTGGGATCGTgggattttctctctctttttttatacaccctaaaatcttgcttgcttttgctgctgcttgacattgagtactgctgctcagcttacttgtaaccagaatacccaagtccttctcctgttctgtagtcccgagtattctcccatttaatgtatatgaagCAATAGGATTATTccttcctaggtgcattactctacatgcaTCCACAATTGCCTAGTGTTtgtccattcagacatcttattcagattgttttgcaatattgtaatgtcaaggtcagattttaatatcgtacatagtttggtgtcatcagcaaagactgacactttactttcaatcccatccacaaggtcattaataaagagcttAAAAggaattggtcctagcacagatcccagcggtaccccactgctgacttatcccatcactgattgacagctctctgtgtacactgttcatggtcataaagctgccaatcagtggtgtggtcggggttattcagagctcagcattctgataaCTGCAGCAGATAACGAAGTGAATTTATAaatatgacagcaagcagcctagtaagtaatacatcactggaatcagtctctaccttatgctgttctcagataggGTAGCAAAAACCCGGTAATACATTCTCTTTACAGCGGAAAATCAGTGGAAAATTTGATACTTAAAATTCACTGCATGGATTTCAGATCAGTCCATGTGAAAACTGTCTTATAAATGCCATAGTTAATAATTTCCCTCATCCTCTCTGTGAAACGTCTACACCTTAATTTGCAACATGACATGCCTATTACTCAGTCAGAATTAGCTGCCAAGCAGAAAATTTAGGTGTCTTGCATGTGCTAAGTTCATGCCATCTGCTCAAAAATGACTTAAGGTATGTGTCGAACAGGAACTAAATGTTTGGAACAAGTCCACTGAAATCTTAACAAGTCCATTAGAGGTAGCTTTACTGTAATAATCTAAAAAAGTCATAATTTCCCAAGTGCAAAGAGTGAGATCCACAGTAGCAGATTTTATCACAACTATAAGACATGGATGATTCCCTTATATATCACTCAGATATCGCTTTCATATGACTGTGATCATGCTACAAACATAAATAGTGGCGAGGGTTCATTATGATCCACACTTTCTGGACTCGAAGTTCATGAATATCCCATTGCCCTGTGCACTCAGTCTTTGCGGCAGCATAGACATCTTGCCCATTTTGTGTGCACCACCACATGTTGCCTCTGTAAGGCACAGTagttacaattttttttacttgcATATTATCATTACGGTAAATCCATGCAAAATGACTAtgttaagctggccatacacatgtaACCATCGTTTGACAGATGGCCCCACACACTCGACTGAGCATTCATGTCATCTCAATGGGTAATCCACTGCGGAAGCCTGGAGAAACCTCAAAGGAAGCCACTGCTGTGGGATAACCTATGAGGTTACATTTCTCTTTATAATATATGTATAATTACCTCACCCACCAAAATAATCAAATAAATGtcaaaaaaaatccccccaaaaatccaAATTTTATTAAGTGACAATTATTTacacaaacagtaaaaaaaattataattacaaGCACCTTATAAAACCCAAATAAAAAGAACAGATAGTGTGGTCAATTGTAAATATCATAAAAACAAATGAAAATCAATCAGTACATCAAAATAGCGAGTGTACAAAAATACCACATGACTTGACAAAAATTACAAAGACGTGGAAATTGTAAAAACTCTCAAAAGTTAAGATGGTCCCTGAACACCACAGAGCGCTCTAAGGTAATGAACAACCTGCCATATGATGAATGAAGATAGATAGAATTCAATTGAGAGGTAAAAAAACACTGCAATTGTGCTCTCAGTAAACAGCATAAGTACAAGAGGACCTATAGCCACCATTTGCCATTGTAAATAAAGACCACACTACCCAGTACCTCGATGCGCGTTCTGAGTACATCTTAGTCAGAGATAGACAGGCCTCAAATGAGATGTAAAAATACCCTTGCTATAGTTCTCTCAGTAAATAGCATAAGTGCAAGAGGACCTTTACCAACCACATGCTATTGTAAGACCACACTTCCCAGTACCCCAACGTGCATTTCACatgcagcttcatcaggggtagaCCTCAAATGAGAGGTAAAAAACCCCAGCAATAGCGCTCTCAGTAAATAGCATAAGTGCAAGAGGACCTATACCCACCACATGACATTGTAAATAAAGACCACACTGCCCGTTTCACGGGCAGCTTTGTCAGAGGGTACACCAACAAAGCTGGTAATTTATGTAGTGCATGCCTTTTACTTGTGAGCTTAATGTGTTTAACTGAACCAGAGTCACGAAAAAAGTCACTATATCAAAATAACTGACGGTCACATCCAAAAataaatcaggtctgaacaggtgcttacctagagtcgccaactcatatacaatctaaCAGATAAGGCAGCACTTTGTAgctctatagcatgcaaacatgaaatatgaaaattttattgcattactgcactagaaatataaaaaattgagaatgcttagcgcataaattggccaattcatgtgtacctggcagccacgttaaggcgtttctcgctgccaggacctaatgccaatcctctcttagacaatCTAccttacctagagtcgccaactcatgTATAATCAAACAGATAAcgcagcactctgtagcaccatagcatgcaaatataaaatatgaaaatagctaagcacctgttcagacctgatttatgtttggatgtgaaggtcagttttttgatatttgtatgtagcattctgactgagcactctgccccttagccttaggtgtttttaattgcagcaggattcttCCTGTCCACAGGGATATAGACTTTAGTCCAAGAGAGGATTCATattaggttcccagagagatgtagactgtctaagagaggaATGGCACTAGGTCTTGGCAACGAGAAACGCCTTAacatggctgccaggtacacatgaattggtcaatttatgtgctaagcattCAAAATTTTTCATATTTATAGAGCAATAATGCAagtcaattttcatattttatgtttgcatgctatagcgctacagagtgctgccttatctgtttgATAAAAAAGTCAATGACCTAAGACTTGCTTTGGCCTATAGGAGTATTGGTTCCCAGCAGTTTACATCAGGCATGTCAAACACGCGTCCCGCGGGCTGCATGCGGCCCTTTACAGGCATATCTGTGGcccgcacaaaagtctcaaactttgtctaAACACAAATAGGCTGAGCCGCAGATGCTCAAAACTTCACGATGGCAGGGGCCGCCTGATCCCTGAAATTGCGGCTGTCTCAAAGCCAGGCTCCTCGTCGGTGCCGGCggaattctgccgcccccacagacAGACAGACCAGTGAGATAATCCCCCCCATGCTGCTGCGCTACTAGTACCCGCCCGCCGGCCCGGTTCGCTTGCTTGTTGTGACTAGTGAGAGTGACAACAAGAGGAATCCTGTCCCTGCGTGCGCCCTGGGCCCTGACAACCGCTGAGAGGCGctgaccgccgctggcacttccgcatcagggaagcgccagcagcAGTTGACGTCACTGAGCGTGTGACAGGCTGCTTCAGTTCATTCGTCGTCACTCACGGTCGTTGCGCCGCAGCGACGGTGACTTGTTGTCACTGTCTCACTCGCTATGTATTCAGTTTGTGGTTGGAGAGTCCAGGTGACGTCGTCGGTGCCGGTGGTAAGTGGTGTGCTACAGACCGCGGCCACAGGGACCGGGTGGAGCTGAAGTCTGACTCTGAAACCTGCCTGCTGCATAGGGGGAGGGTGTGTaggactggaggagcagatccttgtactatgggggtgtcttggtcagactggaggagcagatcctcttGTATTATGGGGGTCCTTATATTTCTGGAGGTGGAAGTACCAGGATCTGATCCTCCACCTCCAGAAATATAGGGACCCCATAATACaagaggatctgctcctccagtctgacACAGACACCCCCATAGTACCAGGATCTGATCCATGCGGCCCTGTGACAATGGAAAAGCAGAGCCTTGTATTATAGGGGTCCCGTGTATGCGGAGAAGTAGATTCCTGTATTATGGGGGTCCTTGTGTCTCTGGAGGATCAGATCCTTATGGGGATACTATATTGACCAGTGGAACAGCTCCATCTGTATAAATTAACCGGCTGGGGGAGTCGTTACTATATGtaccggttctggggatgtcacggtggcccgacccggtccgtggccctgctgaggggcgcccaattaaaggtgtaagtttgtacggtgttcgtgatgccaactgtggtattcggtcaaggtgaccgacgctgctgggggtctgctggggtgatgaactggcagccagatggtataccttcccacaggtgaagtgtgtccccagggcttcccaaagtgtgtggatgatgatagtggtcgttgtaaggcgcgatgaataacgaggacacaaaggttgcagtctctttaccttttactgaagacttcagcgtccgcagtccagagcaccgctcacagggctggctgagtccggccggtccgaaggcacatccagagttcccttagccaggaggaaatcagtagccttcctactagcgcctgtgtgttgtagtacctccctgctgagcaccacgggaaagtcctcacaaccttcgtgaatatttctgatgttctctctctctgtcccccagatgaaatggataggacaacccgtatgacggggtaggcctggagttaatttatagggaccctagagatgcccctctcccacaattgcctccgtgtcttcttaggtatttaggttgggcagccaacttcgaattgactgtcctgccgttgtttggagtaatgcgtagagtcagtactccctcggtgttccggccaccggctacgctcctcagAAGGAGCCTGCCtacctcggggcaggactcctcccggtgttatctccttgtgctgtgacttcggttctcactctccacaatatacttcacttcacgtcctttcttaggatgctgccgcaatgaagtgcaggcgcagctccgtaacgttctatctcttgctagacctctgtcaggatcccacccgtgacaggacctctctgggtcaaacccaggctgcttctctctCGATGTTATctcgtcgaagcccagtctgcttctctctgactcacttcctatccaacccaccagttttacccgtgtgtgaagagtgccctagtagatagaagctttgctccccctggtggactggagtgtaaagtgtagtgtgtgactgtgatacctggctaggtgaactcctttagtaccatcagacgtaacatcactcccccttgtggaagagcgacattactgcaacgaccaggactctggggcgctgcactttctatTAGTTTTGAACGAATCTATGTATATGCTGCAGATAAAAACCAATTAAGATGTGTACAGAGGATTTTCAGTTGTTGATATTCCAGTCTGCAAAAATGATCAAGTAAAAATGGGAGTGGCGTCAATTGTTAGATCAATGTGGCCCCCACTGTTGAGCATGTTTTTTTCTGGGAGTAGTATGGAatacaatttctaatttttacaataaAGTTTTTCATTTTATATGAAGCTATAACTACTTTTCTTCTGGTGAGTACCAAACCCTTTATATTGAGTGTCAGGACGCATGCATGACTTCTTTACTTGTTG harbors:
- the LOC143785908 gene encoding uncharacterized protein LOC143785908, giving the protein MELRPTESNLTERETASDSELVIDPIGEDSERAGPSEQAQSSNQPQPAAASSATQEANPEVEEGGQSSSPTLALDTSPQPTTRPNRGRRRRVASNTGTRRQVDTGVLDYLARAAHDDGEEAYFRSLARYLRPIPRSLRLRTRGCIQIVIDAATPPNNPIRLFNYLEQWQMSPTNVLAVQDLPEEPNQTVAAPSLPRIAPPHQPAQNTHQQTNRAMNEYPSTAQSDHLNRHMFGGWSHHVSARHGQIGGYDQMGQYSTQDFMPFYPQHPVLPHTQERNVQQHPSYISAIPQVDSLVGPPPRPSSAHAGHPPSSSSPPPTYQNL